One part of the Caproiciproducens sp. CPB-2 genome encodes these proteins:
- the nusG gene encoding transcription termination/antitermination protein NusG — protein MPEDAKWYVVHTYSGYENKVASNLEKTVENRQLHDLIQEIRVPTETVTEIKDNKRRDVERKIFPGYVLVKMLLTDESWYVVRNIRGCTGFVGPSSKPIPLTDEEVAKLGVEQKEIEVSYSVGDSVHIIDGPLEGFVGTVEEVDVDKNRVRVTVSMFGRETPVELELNQAEAME, from the coding sequence ATGCCTGAAGACGCAAAATGGTATGTTGTTCATACCTATTCCGGGTATGAGAACAAGGTAGCCTCTAATCTTGAAAAGACTGTGGAAAACCGTCAGCTCCATGATTTGATTCAGGAAATCCGTGTGCCGACGGAAACTGTTACGGAAATCAAAGATAACAAAAGGCGCGATGTCGAGCGCAAGATTTTCCCCGGTTATGTTTTGGTGAAGATGCTCCTAACCGATGAGTCATGGTATGTTGTCCGCAATATCAGGGGCTGTACGGGCTTTGTCGGCCCGTCGTCCAAGCCCATTCCGCTCACGGATGAAGAAGTGGCGAAGCTGGGCGTTGAACAGAAGGAAATCGAGGTTTCTTACAGCGTCGGCGATTCCGTACACATTATCGACGGCCCGTTGGAGGGTTTTGTCGGTACTGTCGAAGAAGTCGACGTCGACAAAAACCGCGTCCGCGTAACAGTATCCATGTTCGGGCGCGAAACACCGGTTGAGCTTGAACTGAATCAGGCTGAAGCGATGGAATAA
- the secE gene encoding preprotein translocase subunit SecE: MADTSKKENFFARTGKNASKFFRDCKNEVKKIVWPTPQAVFRNTGVVLATIFLIGLFIFGLDTLLMNLLGLIMNVAK, translated from the coding sequence ATGGCAGATACATCCAAAAAAGAAAACTTTTTTGCGAGAACGGGCAAGAATGCTTCCAAGTTTTTCCGCGACTGCAAAAATGAGGTAAAAAAGATTGTATGGCCCACACCGCAGGCGGTATTTAGGAATACCGGCGTCGTTTTGGCAACAATATTTCTGATCGGCCTGTTTATCTTTGGACTCGACACGTTGCTCATGAACCTGCTTGGGTTGATTATGAATGTTGCAAAGTAG
- the rplK gene encoding 50S ribosomal protein L11, with amino-acid sequence MAQKVTGLIKLQIPAGKATPAPPVGPALGQHGVNIMAFTKEFNERTKNDVGLIIPVVITVYADRSFTFITKTPPAAVLIKKACGIESGSGEPNKKKVAKITREQVRKIAETKMPDLNAASVETAMSMVAGTARSMGIEVVD; translated from the coding sequence ATGGCTCAAAAGGTTACGGGCTTGATTAAGCTCCAGATACCTGCTGGCAAGGCTACCCCGGCGCCGCCTGTAGGACCGGCTCTCGGTCAGCACGGCGTCAACATCATGGCGTTTACAAAGGAATTCAACGAGCGCACGAAAAATGACGTAGGACTGATTATTCCTGTTGTCATCACCGTTTATGCGGATCGTTCGTTTACCTTTATCACCAAGACCCCGCCTGCTGCCGTCCTGATTAAAAAGGCCTGCGGTATTGAGAGCGGTTCCGGTGAACCGAACAAGAAAAAGGTAGCAAAGATCACACGCGAGCAGGTCAGAAAGATAGCTGAGACAAAGATGCCCGATTTAAATGCGGCTTCCGTTGAGACAGCCATGAGCATGGTTGCCGGCACAGCACGCAGCATGGGCATTGAAGTCGTAGATTGA
- the recG gene encoding ATP-dependent DNA helicase RecG, with translation MMRSLFERNIRDLKGVGEKRAKLFERLGAPTVGALLRLYPRTYEDLSRPYPIRLAPLNEPCAVRATVLKRPKETRIRAGMMICKVTVTDGESDMELTYFNNPYIPSMLKADEEYVFYGKVTANFLKREMTTPEFVRAAVCPPIRPVYHQTLGLTSRMIENAVKSALDLLPDRIRDPIPEAIREKYGLCPLRFALENIHLPQDMEAVETARKRLIFEELLILQLGLLRLKGRSRSVSPLRLDCDCSERFYGLLPFEPTQAQRRAVKEAVADMMSGFPMNRLIQGDVGSGKTAVAAALCCCAVENGMQAALMAPTEILAQQHYASLSALLRDTRVALLTGSMPAAKKREILQGLLDGEIQLVIGTHALLSEDVAFRRLGLVITDEQHRFGVAQRAALASKGDHPHMLVMSATPIPRTLALMIYGDLDISILDELPPGRQKIDTYAITGDKRLRAFRFIRKHIDEGRQCYIICPMIDEGQNDMASVNEYAEKVRTRWLPDYPVGVLHGKMKPREKEAIMTDFARGNIAVLISTTVVEVGVDVPNAVVMLIENAERYGLSQLHQLRGRVGRGKYKSTCILISDAQNEETVARLKTMCATNDGFQIAEQDLKLRGPGDFFGHRQHGLPELKIADMVHDMDLLKEAQSVAREILSMDAELESPQHRGLRAEVKQLFENRAD, from the coding sequence ATGATGCGTTCTTTATTTGAAAGAAATATCCGCGACCTGAAGGGCGTCGGCGAAAAGCGTGCCAAGCTGTTTGAAAGGCTCGGCGCGCCGACCGTCGGCGCTCTGCTGCGTCTGTACCCCCGTACCTACGAGGACCTGAGCCGCCCCTATCCGATCCGCCTGGCTCCGCTGAACGAGCCCTGCGCCGTACGGGCGACCGTTCTGAAACGGCCGAAGGAAACGAGAATCCGCGCCGGAATGATGATCTGCAAGGTAACGGTCACCGACGGCGAAAGCGATATGGAGCTGACCTATTTCAACAATCCCTATATTCCTTCCATGCTGAAGGCGGACGAGGAATACGTATTTTACGGAAAGGTAACCGCCAATTTCCTGAAACGGGAAATGACCACGCCGGAATTTGTGCGCGCGGCGGTCTGTCCCCCTATCCGGCCCGTTTATCATCAGACGCTGGGGCTGACCAGCCGGATGATCGAAAACGCGGTCAAAAGCGCCCTCGATCTGCTTCCGGACAGGATACGCGACCCGATTCCGGAAGCAATCCGGGAAAAGTACGGGCTTTGCCCGCTGCGGTTCGCGCTGGAAAACATCCACCTGCCGCAGGATATGGAGGCGGTGGAAACCGCCCGGAAACGCCTGATTTTTGAAGAGCTGCTCATTCTGCAGCTGGGTCTTCTCCGGCTGAAGGGCCGCAGCCGCTCTGTAAGCCCTCTGAGGCTCGATTGCGACTGTTCCGAACGTTTTTACGGCTTACTCCCCTTTGAGCCCACACAGGCCCAGCGAAGGGCCGTAAAAGAAGCCGTAGCGGATATGATGAGCGGATTCCCGATGAATCGGCTGATCCAGGGAGACGTCGGCTCCGGAAAAACCGCGGTCGCTGCGGCGCTTTGCTGCTGCGCCGTTGAAAACGGGATGCAGGCGGCGCTGATGGCGCCCACGGAAATACTGGCGCAGCAGCACTACGCTTCCCTGTCCGCCCTGCTGCGGGATACGCGCGTCGCGCTGCTGACCGGCTCGATGCCGGCCGCAAAGAAGCGGGAGATTCTGCAGGGACTGCTGGACGGAGAGATCCAGCTTGTCATCGGCACGCACGCCCTCCTTTCCGAAGACGTCGCGTTCCGACGCCTCGGCCTGGTGATCACGGACGAGCAGCACCGTTTCGGCGTGGCGCAGCGCGCGGCTCTCGCCTCCAAGGGCGACCATCCGCATATGCTTGTCATGAGCGCCACCCCCATCCCGCGCACGCTCGCGCTGATGATCTACGGCGACCTCGATATTTCGATTCTGGACGAGCTTCCGCCCGGCCGGCAGAAAATAGACACCTACGCCATTACGGGCGATAAACGCCTGAGGGCGTTCCGTTTTATCCGGAAGCATATCGACGAAGGCAGACAGTGCTACATCATCTGCCCGATGATCGACGAAGGGCAGAACGATATGGCGAGCGTGAACGAATACGCTGAAAAAGTAAGGACCCGGTGGCTTCCCGATTATCCGGTCGGCGTGCTTCACGGAAAAATGAAGCCCAGGGAAAAAGAAGCCATTATGACGGATTTTGCGCGGGGAAACATCGCGGTGCTGATTTCCACGACCGTTGTGGAGGTCGGGGTGGACGTGCCCAACGCGGTTGTGATGCTGATCGAAAACGCGGAGCGGTACGGCCTTTCCCAGCTGCACCAGCTGCGCGGGCGCGTAGGGCGCGGAAAATACAAGTCCACCTGCATTTTAATATCGGACGCTCAGAACGAAGAAACCGTCGCGCGGCTGAAAACCATGTGCGCGACCAACGACGGCTTTCAGATTGCGGAGCAGGACCTGAAGCTGCGCGGCCCCGGCGATTTCTTCGGCCACAGGCAGCACGGACTGCCGGAGCTGAAGATCGCCGACATGGTCCACGATATGGACCTGCTGAAAGAAGCCCAGTCCGTTGCGCGGGAAATTCTGAGCATGGACGCCGAGCTGGAGTCCCCGCAGCACCGGGGCCTGCGTGCGGAAGTAAAACAGCTGTTTGAAAACAGGGCGGATTAA
- a CDS encoding D-alanyl-D-alanine carboxypeptidase family protein, whose protein sequence is MKKTRQFLSVSILLILVLFSPVRAAAATFNIDFEPNCAAIELVNLDTDTVVYQKNANERREPASTTKIMTFIVASEHIKDLEGTKITITKEVMDTLLGTGSSMSNIKVGDELTALQLMNCMLVPSGNDAALFLADYVGKGDIDAFVDMMNAKAKELGCTGTHFTNPHGLHDENHYTTAHDLYLMTKYAMTLPHFTEITSQARASYKPVGGPGAGTLRTLSTTNLLIDKNTGSQYYYQYARGIKTGHTDESGYCLVSSATAEGYSYLCVALGAPSVDANGKQIKTRGELVDTKKLYQWAFKNLELKNILNSEESIGEVKLKDAWNKDKLLLVAEKDYSAMLPMNVSASSVIVTKNVPDAVTAPVKRGQVIGTATLSYANQKLTTVNLVAAESVERSELLHSANTVKAIFTSVWFVVIAAVIVLLVIIYIVLALIYNRKKKNLRRVKKYRKM, encoded by the coding sequence ATGAAAAAAACGCGCCAATTCCTGTCTGTTTCCATCCTTCTGATTCTGGTTCTGTTTTCGCCCGTCAGGGCGGCCGCGGCCACCTTCAATATTGATTTTGAACCGAACTGCGCCGCCATTGAACTGGTCAATCTGGACACGGACACCGTCGTTTATCAGAAAAACGCAAATGAACGCCGGGAACCCGCTTCCACTACCAAAATTATGACCTTTATCGTTGCCAGCGAACATATTAAGGACCTCGAAGGGACGAAAATAACGATTACCAAAGAAGTCATGGACACGCTTCTCGGGACGGGCAGCTCCATGTCCAATATCAAGGTCGGCGACGAGCTGACCGCCCTTCAGCTGATGAACTGCATGCTGGTGCCGAGCGGAAACGACGCGGCGCTGTTTCTGGCGGACTATGTGGGAAAAGGAGATATCGACGCCTTTGTCGATATGATGAACGCGAAGGCAAAGGAGCTGGGCTGTACCGGTACGCACTTCACCAACCCGCACGGCCTTCACGACGAGAACCACTACACGACGGCGCACGACCTTTACCTGATGACGAAATACGCGATGACCCTGCCGCATTTTACCGAGATCACCTCACAGGCGCGCGCTTCCTACAAACCGGTGGGCGGTCCGGGGGCGGGGACCCTGCGTACCCTTTCCACCACCAACCTGCTGATCGATAAAAACACGGGAAGCCAGTATTATTACCAGTACGCGCGCGGCATTAAAACGGGCCACACCGACGAGTCCGGCTACTGTCTTGTTTCTTCCGCCACCGCGGAGGGCTACAGCTATCTGTGCGTCGCGCTCGGCGCGCCGTCCGTAGACGCGAACGGCAAACAGATCAAGACACGGGGTGAACTGGTCGATACAAAGAAGCTTTACCAGTGGGCGTTTAAAAATCTGGAGCTGAAAAATATACTGAACAGCGAGGAGTCCATCGGCGAGGTCAAGCTGAAGGACGCCTGGAACAAGGATAAGCTGCTGCTCGTGGCTGAGAAGGATTATTCCGCGATGCTGCCGATGAATGTGTCGGCAAGCAGCGTCATCGTCACCAAGAACGTCCCCGACGCCGTCACTGCGCCCGTCAAAAGGGGGCAGGTCATCGGAACGGCGACCCTCAGCTATGCCAATCAGAAGCTGACGACCGTCAATCTGGTGGCCGCGGAAAGCGTTGAGCGCAGCGAACTGCTGCATTCCGCCAATACCGTCAAGGCCATTTTCACTTCCGTCTGGTTCGTCGTCATCGCGGCGGTGATCGTTCTGCTGGTCATCATCTACATTGTCCTTGCGCTGATCTACAACCGCAAAAAGAAGAACCTGCGCAGAGTAAAGAAATACAGGAAAATGTGA
- the rpmG gene encoding 50S ribosomal protein L33: MRVKITLACTECKQRNYNTMKNKKNDPDRLEMNKYCRFCKKHTLHRETK, encoded by the coding sequence ATGAGAGTTAAAATCACATTAGCCTGCACTGAGTGCAAACAGCGCAACTACAACACGATGAAAAACAAGAAGAATGATCCGGACAGGCTTGAGATGAACAAGTACTGCAGATTCTGTAAGAAGCACACTCTTCACAGAGAGACGAAGTAA
- the rplA gene encoding 50S ribosomal protein L1 gives MKHGKKYVEGMKLIDRTKLYDANEALDLCVKTGTSKFDETVEVHVKLGVDSRHADQQVRGAIVLPNGTGKKVRVLAICKGDAAKEAEAAGAEFVGAEEMVQKIQSENWMDFDILITTPDMMGLVGRLGKVLGPRGLMPNPKAGTVTREIGKAIADAKAGKIEYRLDKTNIIHCTIGKVSFGGQKLLENFDALLGAIVKAKPAASKGQYIKSCVVASTMGPGVRINPNKVGV, from the coding sequence ATGAAACACGGTAAAAAATACGTTGAAGGCATGAAGCTGATCGACCGTACAAAGCTTTATGATGCAAACGAGGCTCTTGACCTCTGCGTCAAGACCGGGACATCCAAGTTTGACGAGACCGTTGAGGTCCATGTCAAGCTGGGCGTAGACAGCCGCCACGCTGACCAGCAGGTCCGCGGCGCGATCGTACTGCCGAACGGAACCGGTAAAAAGGTCCGCGTACTGGCGATCTGCAAAGGCGACGCCGCCAAAGAAGCCGAGGCTGCCGGTGCCGAGTTCGTCGGCGCCGAAGAAATGGTACAGAAAATCCAGTCCGAAAACTGGATGGATTTCGATATTTTGATCACGACTCCGGACATGATGGGCCTTGTCGGCCGTTTAGGTAAGGTTCTGGGCCCCCGCGGCCTGATGCCGAACCCGAAAGCCGGTACGGTTACCCGCGAGATTGGCAAGGCAATTGCCGACGCCAAAGCCGGTAAGATCGAGTACCGGCTTGACAAAACCAACATTATCCACTGCACAATCGGCAAAGTTTCCTTCGGCGGTCAGAAGCTGCTCGAAAACTTTGACGCCTTGCTCGGCGCAATCGTAAAGGCAAAGCCGGCCGCTTCCAAGGGCCAGTATATCAAGAGCTGCGTCGTGGCTTCCACAATGGGCCCCGGCGTCAGAATCAACCCGAACAAGGTTGGCGTCTGA
- a CDS encoding metallophosphoesterase family protein, which yields MIYITGDTHGEICRFDSGQAKKLKKGDTLIVCGDFGFLWDGGPKEEKNLKRLGKKKYNLLFLDGTHENFDLLEQYPVTEWNGGRVQNISGNLYHLMRGQVYTIEGKKLFVFGGGESTEKQMRIAAGKWWEREMPSMEEMREGVRNLSAVDMAVDYILTHEPAPKVMSHTVNPKESTNQLEAYFEQLVKQVKFEKWFFGSIHIDRKITTKNYAVFNDIIPVEPPQYKRFRS from the coding sequence GTGATTTACATAACAGGGGATACTCACGGCGAAATATGTCGTTTTGACTCGGGTCAGGCCAAGAAGCTGAAGAAGGGGGACACGCTGATTGTATGCGGTGATTTCGGCTTCCTCTGGGACGGCGGCCCGAAAGAGGAAAAGAATCTGAAAAGGCTGGGCAAGAAAAAATACAACCTTCTTTTTCTTGACGGGACCCATGAAAATTTTGATTTGCTGGAGCAGTATCCCGTGACGGAGTGGAACGGCGGCCGGGTGCAGAACATCAGCGGCAACCTGTATCACCTCATGCGCGGACAGGTCTATACCATAGAAGGGAAGAAGCTGTTCGTGTTCGGCGGCGGGGAAAGCACGGAAAAGCAGATGCGCATCGCCGCGGGAAAATGGTGGGAGCGCGAAATGCCGAGCATGGAGGAAATGCGCGAGGGCGTCAGGAACCTTTCCGCGGTTGATATGGCGGTGGACTATATTCTGACCCACGAACCGGCCCCGAAGGTGATGTCCCATACGGTGAATCCCAAGGAAAGCACCAATCAGCTGGAGGCATATTTCGAGCAGCTGGTCAAGCAGGTCAAATTCGAGAAATGGTTTTTCGGCTCCATCCATATCGACCGGAAAATCACCACCAAAAATTATGCGGTGTTCAATGACATTATCCCGGTGGAGCCTCCGCAATACAAGAGATTCCGATCATAG
- a CDS encoding DAK2 domain-containing protein: MINGIDLRNAIISGANNIVKHKTSVDELNIFPVPDGDTGTNMSMTMSSASRELSKNTSSNAGEVAHTAASAMLHGARGNSGVILSILFRGFSKGIEGMEEVSGTDLANALGIGVEAAYKAVMKPTEGTILTVSRVASEKGKAAAAIDDDAVYVWSAICKGAAEALEKTPELLPVLKKAGVIDAGGRGLCYILDGMLSVFKDGTIIMNEADSPEEQAAETDFFRNAAAEFDQVINFTYCTEFIVGRDLECKKDPQELRGYLESIGDSVVLVDDDDIIKVHVHTEEPGNALQSALVFGQLLTVKIENMKEQHRKAAEANEEAKAKAVASLEPAEPADEVGFVSVAAGEGLKTLFTDLGCTHVVSGGQTMNPSTNDLLAAILATPAKTVLVLPNNKNIIMAAEQTIPLVNDRKVIVLPTRTIPQGLSAMLAYDPDASTEVNTVAMMEAASNVSTASVTFAARDSEFGGHKIKAGDILGLNNGKLELIEKDIVHTCSKLTRSMITRGTSFITIIYGADVTEEQANEAYNRIKARVGNETEVTLVNGGQPVYYFIVSIE, translated from the coding sequence GTGATAAATGGAATTGACCTGAGAAACGCTATAATATCAGGCGCTAACAATATCGTAAAGCATAAAACATCGGTCGATGAGTTGAACATCTTCCCTGTTCCCGACGGAGATACGGGGACCAACATGTCCATGACAATGAGCTCCGCTTCCCGCGAGCTCTCAAAAAATACCAGCAGTAACGCGGGCGAAGTCGCGCACACCGCAGCTTCCGCCATGCTCCACGGCGCAAGGGGCAACTCCGGGGTCATCCTTTCCATCCTGTTCCGCGGGTTCTCCAAGGGCATTGAGGGAATGGAGGAGGTCAGCGGCACCGATCTTGCCAACGCTTTGGGCATTGGCGTGGAGGCCGCCTATAAGGCCGTGATGAAGCCGACGGAAGGAACCATCCTGACCGTTTCCCGCGTTGCCAGCGAAAAGGGCAAGGCGGCCGCGGCCATTGACGACGACGCCGTTTATGTGTGGAGCGCGATCTGCAAGGGCGCTGCCGAAGCGCTGGAAAAAACACCGGAGCTGCTGCCCGTACTGAAAAAGGCGGGAGTAATCGATGCCGGAGGAAGAGGACTCTGTTATATTTTGGACGGAATGCTGAGCGTCTTTAAGGACGGTACCATCATTATGAATGAAGCGGACTCCCCCGAGGAGCAGGCGGCTGAAACCGACTTTTTCAGAAACGCCGCCGCGGAATTCGATCAGGTCATCAACTTTACCTATTGCACCGAATTTATCGTGGGACGCGACCTTGAATGCAAGAAAGACCCGCAGGAGCTTCGCGGCTACCTGGAAAGCATCGGTGACAGCGTGGTTCTGGTGGACGACGACGACATTATCAAAGTGCATGTGCATACGGAAGAACCGGGCAACGCGCTGCAGTCGGCTCTGGTATTCGGCCAGCTGCTGACCGTGAAAATAGAAAACATGAAGGAACAGCACCGGAAGGCCGCGGAGGCAAACGAAGAGGCAAAGGCAAAGGCCGTGGCTTCCCTGGAACCTGCGGAGCCAGCCGATGAGGTCGGGTTTGTCTCGGTTGCCGCCGGAGAAGGCCTGAAAACCCTTTTTACCGACCTGGGCTGCACGCACGTCGTCAGCGGCGGGCAGACCATGAATCCCAGCACAAACGACCTTCTGGCCGCGATTCTGGCGACTCCCGCAAAAACCGTTCTGGTTCTGCCGAACAACAAGAATATCATTATGGCGGCCGAACAGACCATCCCGCTTGTGAACGACCGCAAGGTAATCGTCCTGCCCACCCGCACGATCCCGCAGGGCCTTTCCGCCATGCTCGCCTACGATCCGGACGCAAGCACGGAAGTAAATACCGTCGCGATGATGGAGGCCGCTTCCAACGTCTCGACCGCTTCCGTCACCTTCGCCGCGCGCGACTCCGAATTCGGCGGCCACAAAATCAAGGCGGGCGACATTCTGGGCCTGAACAACGGCAAGCTGGAACTGATTGAAAAAGATATTGTCCATACCTGCAGCAAACTGACGCGCTCCATGATTACCCGCGGCACTTCGTTCATTACTATTATTTACGGGGCGGACGTTACGGAGGAACAGGCAAACGAGGCTTACAACCGGATTAAGGCCAGGGTCGGCAACGAAACCGAGGTTACGCTCGTCAACGGCGGCCAGCCGGTGTATTATTTTATTGTTTCTATTGAATGA
- a CDS encoding DUF7674 family protein, producing MEQKAFDLIAEKVGAVLNGQGFVKAGEEQEGSGRSVLFKGENTAYSILYHQDKKRFELRTCDAEDGEPDLKWKSISIWLFDPETDSLTEADSIVNDFIETIEGPKRVAAAKTKKKRKKDDENNADPVFFFNRFVGIFPELKEELNGERNQYEEVRAIHFAKERLVPKIDALCAQGTKTDSIKRCCDLLNDMYANGDMDVRSIITIVVLNGVSDRAAENMKPMFSDDLKKGYAAGLKFKGKVVKPEKKKKEKRFVAANLNDMK from the coding sequence TTGGAGCAGAAGGCATTTGACCTGATTGCTGAAAAAGTCGGCGCGGTTTTAAACGGACAGGGATTCGTAAAGGCCGGTGAGGAACAGGAAGGCAGCGGCCGTTCGGTGCTGTTTAAAGGGGAGAATACCGCCTACAGTATTCTTTATCATCAGGACAAAAAGCGCTTTGAGCTTCGAACCTGCGATGCCGAGGACGGGGAGCCGGACTTAAAGTGGAAGTCCATTTCCATCTGGCTTTTTGACCCCGAGACGGACAGCCTGACCGAGGCCGACAGCATTGTGAACGACTTTATAGAGACCATTGAAGGGCCGAAGCGCGTGGCGGCGGCCAAAACGAAAAAAAAGCGCAAGAAAGACGACGAAAACAATGCCGACCCGGTGTTTTTCTTCAACCGCTTCGTCGGTATTTTCCCGGAGCTGAAAGAGGAGCTCAACGGCGAAAGAAATCAGTACGAGGAAGTGCGCGCGATTCATTTCGCAAAGGAGCGTCTGGTGCCGAAAATTGACGCGCTCTGCGCCCAGGGAACAAAAACGGACAGCATCAAGCGCTGCTGCGACCTTCTGAACGACATGTACGCCAACGGCGACATGGACGTGCGCTCCATTATTACGATCGTGGTATTGAACGGCGTGAGCGACCGGGCGGCGGAAAATATGAAGCCGATGTTCAGCGACGATCTGAAAAAAGGCTATGCCGCGGGGCTGAAATTCAAGGGGAAAGTGGTAAAGCCCGAAAAGAAAAAGAAAGAAAAGAGATTTGTCGCGGCCAATCTGAACGACATGAAATAA
- the rplJ gene encoding 50S ribosomal protein L10: MPSEKILEQKKQAVAALTENLKGACTGVIVDYKGITVAQDTKLRKELREAGSDYMVVKNTLLRLALKDAGIDGLDHVLEGTTALAISKDDYVSSAKILAKFAETSKTFELKAGFVDGGAIDADGVKELAALPSKEVLVAKALGGLNAPIAGFVTVLSGTMKGLVVALNAIAEKQAANA; encoded by the coding sequence TTGCCAAGTGAGAAGATTTTAGAGCAAAAAAAGCAGGCGGTTGCCGCTTTGACCGAGAACCTGAAGGGCGCATGCACCGGTGTCATCGTCGACTATAAGGGCATCACGGTCGCTCAGGACACAAAGCTCCGCAAAGAGCTGCGTGAAGCGGGCAGCGACTACATGGTCGTCAAGAACACCCTGCTGCGTCTTGCGTTGAAGGACGCCGGGATCGATGGCCTCGACCATGTTCTTGAAGGCACGACCGCTCTGGCAATCAGCAAGGACGATTATGTTTCCAGCGCAAAGATCCTCGCTAAATTTGCTGAAACCAGCAAAACATTTGAACTCAAGGCCGGATTTGTCGACGGCGGCGCCATTGACGCCGACGGAGTCAAAGAACTGGCTGCCCTGCCTTCCAAAGAGGTTTTGGTTGCAAAAGCTCTGGGCGGCTTGAACGCTCCTATTGCGGGCTTCGTTACTGTGCTGAGCGGCACAATGAAAGGCTTGGTCGTCGCTTTGAACGCAATCGCGGAAAAGCAGGCTGCCAACGCATAA
- a CDS encoding stage V sporulation protein S: MEILKVSSKSAPNSVAGAVAGVIRETGSVELQAVGAGAANQAIKAIAIARGYLAPSGIDVVCIPAFASVVIDNEERTAIKLIVEPR, from the coding sequence ATGGAAATATTGAAAGTATCGTCAAAGTCAGCGCCAAATTCCGTTGCGGGCGCAGTCGCAGGAGTGATTCGCGAAACAGGGTCTGTCGAGCTGCAGGCTGTCGGCGCCGGCGCCGCCAATCAGGCAATTAAGGCCATTGCGATCGCACGCGGATACCTTGCCCCGTCCGGAATCGACGTCGTCTGCATCCCAGCCTTTGCCAGCGTAGTGATTGACAATGAAGAACGCACGGCGATCAAATTGATTGTTGAACCCAGATAG
- the rplL gene encoding 50S ribosomal protein L7/L12, protein MSDKVVKLIEDVKSLTVLELSELVKALEEEFGVSAAAPVAVAAAAAPAAAAAEEKTEFDVVLKAVGPNKIQVIKAVREITGLGLKEAKELVDGAPKAVKEGASKDDAEAIKAKLAEAGAEVEVK, encoded by the coding sequence ATGTCTGATAAAGTTGTAAAATTAATTGAAGATGTAAAATCCCTTACTGTTCTTGAGCTTTCCGAGCTCGTAAAGGCTCTGGAAGAGGAGTTCGGCGTATCCGCTGCCGCTCCGGTTGCCGTTGCCGCCGCCGCTGCTCCGGCTGCCGCCGCCGCTGAAGAGAAGACGGAGTTCGACGTCGTCCTGAAGGCTGTCGGTCCCAACAAGATCCAGGTCATCAAGGCTGTCCGCGAGATCACGGGTCTTGGCCTGAAAGAAGCAAAAGAGCTTGTTGACGGCGCACCGAAGGCTGTTAAAGAGGGCGCTTCCAAGGACGATGCAGAAGCCATCAAAGCAAAGCTTGCCGAGGCTGGCGCAGAAGTCGAAGTTAAATAA